A region from the Prochlorococcus sp. MIT 0603 genome encodes:
- the guaA gene encoding glutamine-hydrolyzing GMP synthase → MSESTVENQRKPSIVILDFGSQYSELIARRIRETEVFSTVLSYNTPAEKLRELAPKGIILSGGPSSVYEANAPLPDLGIWDLEIPVLGVCYGMQVMVKQLGGLVGVAIGKAEYGKAPLEVDDPTALLTNVENGSTMWMSHGDSVQQLPDDFVRLAHTANTPDAAIALHRRGFYGVQFHPEVVHSTDGMIMIRNFVYNICSCQPDWTTKTFIDEAISHVQKKVGNKRVLLALSGGVDSSTLAFLLKKAIGNQLTCMFIDQGFMRKGEPEFLMEFFDKKFHINVQYINARERFLTKLKGVSDPETKRKIIGTEFIRVFEEESLRLGPFDYLAQGTLYPDVIESSGTNIDPKTGERIAVKIKSHHNVGGLPKDLQFKLVEPLRSLFKDEVRKVGRTLGLPEEIVRRHPFPGPGLAIRILGDVTNEKLNCLRDADLIVREEIAQAGLYHDIWQAFAVLLPVRSVGVMGDQRTYAWPIVLRCVSSEDGMTADWSRLPHDLLEKISNRIVNEVAGVNRVVLDITSKPPGTIEWE, encoded by the coding sequence ATGAGCGAGTCAACAGTAGAAAACCAACGCAAACCATCAATTGTCATTCTTGATTTTGGCTCTCAATATTCTGAGTTAATTGCAAGAAGGATTAGAGAGACGGAAGTCTTTTCGACAGTTTTAAGTTACAACACTCCAGCTGAGAAATTACGTGAATTAGCTCCAAAGGGAATAATTCTCAGTGGTGGACCTAGTTCAGTTTATGAAGCAAATGCTCCTCTTCCTGATTTGGGGATTTGGGATTTAGAGATCCCTGTTTTAGGTGTTTGCTATGGAATGCAAGTTATGGTTAAGCAATTAGGTGGTCTTGTAGGTGTTGCTATTGGTAAAGCTGAATATGGGAAAGCACCTTTAGAGGTTGATGATCCAACTGCATTGTTAACTAATGTCGAGAATGGTTCGACTATGTGGATGAGTCATGGGGATTCTGTTCAACAACTTCCTGATGACTTTGTGCGTTTAGCACACACTGCAAATACTCCAGATGCTGCTATTGCCTTACATAGAAGGGGCTTTTATGGCGTGCAATTTCATCCTGAAGTGGTTCATTCCACAGATGGGATGATAATGATCAGGAATTTTGTATATAATATTTGTTCTTGTCAGCCTGATTGGACTACTAAAACTTTTATTGATGAAGCAATTAGTCATGTCCAAAAGAAAGTTGGTAATAAAAGGGTTTTATTGGCTTTGTCAGGTGGAGTAGATTCATCAACTTTGGCATTTCTTTTGAAAAAGGCTATTGGGAATCAATTGACATGTATGTTTATTGACCAAGGTTTTATGCGTAAAGGTGAGCCAGAGTTTTTAATGGAATTCTTTGACAAAAAGTTTCATATAAATGTTCAATATATTAATGCTAGAGAGCGTTTTCTTACCAAGTTGAAAGGAGTCAGTGATCCTGAAACCAAGAGGAAGATCATAGGGACAGAATTTATACGTGTTTTTGAAGAAGAGAGTTTGCGTTTGGGACCATTTGATTACCTTGCACAAGGCACGCTTTACCCTGATGTTATAGAAAGTTCTGGAACAAATATAGACCCTAAAACAGGCGAAAGAATTGCAGTGAAGATTAAAAGCCATCACAATGTTGGTGGTTTACCTAAAGATTTGCAGTTTAAATTGGTCGAACCATTAAGGTCCTTGTTTAAAGATGAGGTAAGGAAAGTTGGGAGAACTTTGGGTTTACCAGAAGAGATTGTTCGTCGCCATCCTTTCCCAGGACCTGGCTTGGCTATTCGAATTCTTGGTGATGTAACAAATGAAAAATTAAATTGTCTTCGTGATGCAGATTTAATTGTTAGGGAAGAAATAGCTCAAGCTGGGTTATACCATGATATTTGGCAAGCATTTGCTGTTTTATTGCCAGTGCGATCAGTTGGTGTAATGGGTGATCAGCGAACATATGCTTGGCCCATTGTTTTGAGATGTGTATCGAGTGAAGATGGTATGACGGCGGATTGGTCTCGTTTGCCACATGATTTATTAGAAAAAATTTCCAATCGAATTGTAAATGAGGTTGCAGGAGTTAATCGCGTGGTTTTAGATATTACTAGCAAGCCTCCTGGTACGATTGAGTGGGAATAA
- the mrdA gene encoding penicillin-binding protein 2, translating to MNLKHRKFNYKTNQSNILLLLIIFLFSSITGRLFWLQIIRGSFYRKLSDENRIRLVSNPPIRGKIISANGRLLADNKLRFNLILQPHLVDKIKLPILLSRLSNLLKVDLEDLEYSYKQGILNNQFSINLLYDLSNIQVLKFKELASTFVGAQIQTESVRYYPNKNWASHVLGYTQSINLDEYRRLYKQGYKMNDVIGRIGLEAAFEKHLRGKWGGEMLEVNASGKIQRSLGFESPKAGNDLQVTLDFDLQNIAEDVLADKVAGAIVALDPNTGAIKAMASKPGFDPNFFTRSLRTEKEYKEIFLSNNSPLFSRALNAYDPGSTWKIVTGMAGMETGKFPPNIILKTASCIKYGGHCFPEHNRKGWGAIGYEDAFRVSSNTFFYQVGVGVGIDELYKVAIQLGFNKHTGVEIGAEESKGFVGNKEWASRGRGWGRPGSTPWIPEDIASASIGQAVVQVTPLQLARAYAVFANGGYLITPHFVDGDIDWMSSRYRTKVDIKASTLETIREGLRRVVDSGTGRNLTWNLPTLPPAAGKTGTAEDSTGGQDHAWFACFAPFESSEIVIVAFAQNTPGGGSVHALPMAQKILQKWHEKYTSN from the coding sequence GTGAATTTAAAGCATCGTAAATTCAATTATAAAACAAATCAGAGTAATATTTTACTCCTATTGATAATATTTTTATTTTCTTCTATTACAGGAAGACTTTTTTGGTTGCAAATAATTAGAGGATCATTTTATAGAAAACTTTCAGATGAGAATCGTATACGATTAGTATCTAATCCACCAATTAGAGGAAAGATAATTAGTGCCAATGGTCGTTTATTGGCTGATAATAAATTAAGGTTTAATTTGATATTGCAACCTCATTTAGTTGATAAAATAAAATTGCCTATCCTATTAAGTAGATTATCTAATTTGCTTAAAGTTGATTTAGAAGATCTCGAATATTCTTATAAACAAGGAATATTAAATAATCAGTTCAGCATTAATTTATTATATGATTTATCTAATATACAAGTTTTGAAGTTTAAGGAGCTTGCGAGCACTTTTGTTGGAGCCCAAATTCAAACAGAATCAGTGCGTTATTACCCTAATAAAAATTGGGCCTCTCACGTTCTTGGTTATACACAATCAATTAATCTTGATGAATATCGTAGGCTTTATAAACAGGGATATAAAATGAATGATGTTATAGGCAGAATTGGTTTAGAAGCAGCTTTTGAAAAACATTTACGGGGTAAATGGGGTGGGGAAATGTTAGAAGTCAATGCTTCTGGAAAGATTCAACGAAGTCTTGGTTTTGAATCTCCTAAGGCAGGGAATGATTTACAAGTAACACTAGATTTTGATCTACAGAATATTGCTGAAGATGTCTTAGCAGATAAAGTTGCTGGCGCAATCGTTGCATTAGATCCTAATACTGGTGCTATTAAAGCTATGGCTAGTAAGCCAGGTTTTGACCCTAATTTTTTCACAAGATCTCTTCGAACAGAAAAGGAATATAAGGAAATATTTTTATCCAATAATTCACCATTATTCAGTCGAGCATTAAATGCTTATGATCCTGGAAGTACTTGGAAAATTGTCACAGGTATGGCTGGTATGGAGACTGGTAAGTTTCCACCTAACATAATTTTAAAAACAGCTTCCTGTATAAAGTACGGAGGTCATTGCTTCCCTGAGCATAATCGTAAAGGATGGGGAGCAATAGGTTATGAGGATGCTTTTAGGGTTTCAAGTAATACTTTTTTTTATCAGGTAGGTGTTGGGGTTGGTATTGATGAATTATATAAAGTTGCTATCCAATTAGGCTTTAATAAGCATACAGGCGTTGAGATTGGAGCAGAGGAGAGTAAAGGGTTTGTTGGGAATAAGGAGTGGGCATCTAGGGGGAGAGGCTGGGGTCGACCAGGCTCGACACCATGGATACCTGAAGATATTGCAAGTGCATCGATAGGACAGGCAGTAGTACAGGTTACACCTTTGCAATTAGCCCGAGCCTATGCTGTTTTTGCTAATGGAGGTTATTTAATTACTCCTCATTTTGTTGACGGTGATATTGATTGGATGTCTTCTCGTTATCGAACAAAGGTAGATATTAAAGCTAGTACTTTGGAGACAATAAGAGAAGGGCTTAGAAGAGTTGTAGATTCTGGCACGGGTAGAAATTTAACATGGAATCTACCAACTTTGCCTCCAGCTGCAGGAAAAACAGGAACGGCTGAGGATAGTACTGGTGGACAAGACCATGCTTGGTTTGCATGCTTTGCACCCTTTGAATCAAGTGAAATTGTTATTGTTGCTTTTGCTCAAAATACACCTGGTGGAGGTTCAGTTCATGCTCTTCCCATGGCTCAAAAAATTCTACAAAAATGGCATGAGAAATATACTAGTAATTAG
- a CDS encoding NAD(P)H-dependent oxidoreductase: protein MIPNHSMASTKSLLIITASDGENLKLAKQFAAIGKEIVKNPEIIDLTTLDIPIFTPKTQNNSCIPSDIDKLNSHMLSKSHWVVCAPEYNGSIPPVLTNAIAWLSVQDKDFRKLFNGRPIAMASFSGGGCMELLISMRIQLTHLGAQVVGRQLASNKSNPAKDESIKDILQRLLAMNPLNI, encoded by the coding sequence ATGATTCCCAACCATTCGATGGCCTCTACAAAAAGCTTACTGATCATTACTGCTAGTGATGGCGAAAATCTAAAGTTAGCAAAACAGTTTGCTGCTATTGGGAAAGAAATAGTGAAAAACCCTGAAATAATTGACCTTACAACCCTTGATATCCCTATTTTTACTCCAAAAACACAAAACAATTCATGTATTCCATCAGACATAGATAAACTTAACTCTCACATGCTCTCAAAAAGCCACTGGGTTGTTTGTGCGCCTGAATACAATGGTTCTATCCCACCCGTTTTAACTAACGCGATTGCTTGGCTGTCAGTACAAGACAAAGATTTTCGTAAATTATTCAATGGACGTCCTATTGCAATGGCCAGCTTTTCTGGAGGAGGTTGCATGGAATTACTGATATCAATGCGTATACAACTCACTCACCTTGGTGCACAAGTAGTTGGACGGCAATTAGCTAGTAATAAGAGCAACCCAGCAAAAGATGAATCAATCAAAGATATTTTACAAAGATTACTAGCAATGAATCCTTTGAATATTTAA